The following DNA comes from Malania oleifera isolate guangnan ecotype guangnan chromosome 12, ASM2987363v1, whole genome shotgun sequence.
AAATTTAATTGCAACCATTATTTAACTTTCTCTCCAACCTAACTTTTAACCTAAATGACAAAGAAAAAAGAACTTGGAGATCATCTAGACAGAAGAGAAATCATAAAAATATAACAACCTATATAATACTGTCAACTATGCATGCTTTGCAGAGAAGATCAAAGTCTAGGTTCTGTATTTTaaaaatccataaaccctaataaTACTAAATACAAGTACCCCTGGTCCTCTTGGAGTCTTGACCCAAATTTCCTctattaaaattttcaaactcaAACCTACCCCAAGAACTGTTATTGCCAAAAGACCCAATGACCTAATCAAATATTACAATATGGAATTGGGCAGTGACCCCTCCAGAGGTCACCTTCAGAACTGCTTGTCCCTCAGCTCCCACATGCTGTAGGATCTCTTCTTCTTGCCGCGCCCACCCGGGGCTCCCACAATCCTGTACCACAAACTTATGGTGTACACTTCACttcccagagagagagagagagactcatGGACCGTTCACTTCCCACAGAGAGAGGGAGAAGGGTAGGTTTTGGGGAAGTGTGAGGGGCAGATGCCCTTGAGCCTTAGGGCATGCAAGACAGAGtgtgacccaaaaaattaaatgcaGTAGGGTAGAGGCTGTCAGCAGGGGGATGTACAGTCTTTTCTTTTTTACAGGGTTGGTAAAGGGTTCTGTTTGGTTTTTCAGTAATGAAATCTGATGGCAGTGCCCCTGCAGGTGTTGGTCCTCCTCATGGATCCCACCTTCACCATTCTGGGTTTAGAACCCTTTGCCCAATCTGGAGGACCATCAAGGGCATACTGCTGGGGGTCTATGGAGGAGTTTGCACCTAAGGAGCACAGGATCAGCAGTTGCCCAGTTGGGCTGTGGGCTTGGGAGGGTTGATTTGGCCTTGTGCTATTGTTTTTTACgcttccatatttaaatttacagAGCTGTTCATGTCGCCAAGTCCAAAATCTAACAAGAAAATGCCAAATTTTATGTTACAAAGGCATTCAAAAACCCTAAGCAGCCTCCCTCTCACTTTCAGTCTTTCATGCCCACTCCCTCACTTCCCTTTGTGTCAAGGCAcattcaaaaaccctaatcaccctTGTGTCACTCTCCTTGATCTCACTGGAGACAAAACTCTATACATGGCTATTAATTGCATTCATTATATTTTAGGTATTTTTTCATAGCAAAATAAGGTATTACTCAACTATTATCAAACCATTTATATTTGACAATAAAGGAAGATTTTACTCTCTATTTTTGTAtcctttcttattattttttatttttaaatagttggacagttattaaataaatatatgataCATAATAAATGTAGTTTGTTCCATGCATTATCGTATTCTTTCTTTTTTGGGTCCATCTTAACtaatatttctcatttttcttttgtAGGGATGAGTTTGCTAGTGTATCGGGATGCGCTTCCTTTAATTACGTCTCGCACACTAATTCAGTGTTGTCCAAATAAGTATCGTCTCTTGTTTATAATTTTACTTAAACagttattaaaaatataaaaatatgaaaaataatggtTAATATTTGACATCAGTATTTAATTGttactatatataaataaaaatattttattaatgtGGATCAAATCATCtttagaattttgaaaaattaatttatttttagctCAAATTAAGTTTGTTCCAGAACAAGCAGACTAAAAAAATTGTCATTGATTCATGTTAATTAATGAACATGCTAAGCGAAGATTGAATATCTctctaaatttattaattttatttatttgtgtatTCGAACAAAAGGGAGAGAGAGCTTTATGAATTTATGCTCCAAGAATTATGAAAAATAAGTTGTGAATAagaagaattttttatttttaggttatTAATATTTTCTCAAGCATAATTAATTGTTGTTGATCAAATAGGTAGGATGTACAATTTCCACAAAgtatatcaaaattttttataatatttctatttattttgtGTAAATGGAAGCAAttgacaaaaaaaattattttttgaacaaATTATGAAATAAAATCTACAGTTGTTATCTTTTTTGCTAACATGCAGCTACTTAATTAGTAGTGTAGCCTTTTTGACTTCTAGGAATTGCCATTAAACTTCTACCCTACTAAATTGCAAATTAGTCAGACGACATAATTAGGAACTTTAATCACTTTAGTCTAAgcaaattgaaagaaaaaacaaagagtgagatagatatatatatatatatatatatatatatatatatttcaatttaaattttgagaaaaaagaGTGAGATAGAGTGAGCAAATTGCATcaatacgaaaaaaaaaaatgaaacgaaaaaaaaaattaagacttCAATTTCGTAATTTAAACACATAGAGACCAATAACCAAAATGGAGAGAAAAATAACATCATGTGTAAAAGTTTTGAGAAAGTAGAATATAAATAATTAACTTGGATGAAGTCATTTACATTGTAAAAACTATATTGTACTTTTTTATTTATCTAATTTATTCATTACAacttatattttgatttattatttttattatatgaaaaatattttgaattttatttataatatttatggCAAAAGTCACTTAATTCTTTTAAGTTTTGATAAAAAGATAAAGACCTTCATTGATGTTTAATAAATGTCACAGACCTCCCagaagattttaaaaaatattttaaatttctcataaagtttgtcaaaaagatataGATTTATCCTAAAAAAGTTATcattttgtaaaatataaaaaaaaaaattatatatttttaacaaacTTTAGAGGAGATCTTTAGATTTcttgaaatgatttttaaaatgttagaaaagaaaatattatttttttattaaatttaagaAAAGGTCAAtattttttgtcttaatatttaaatttatagcACTTTCCTCCTTTTTCATGCAAGGAAATAAATGCAGAACAAGGAGAGCATTAATCAAGCATTAACGCAAGGgaataaaacaaatataaaatgAGGGGAGAGGCTAAAGCATATTGGCCCCCGTGAATTGCTTTTGGTTTTTATGTTGACCCATATTTTAccatgcatatacatatatatgcatatatatatatatatatatatatatatatatatatatatgtataggcaTGGATTCTCAACACATGGGTAAATGGATTTGATTGCCCACTACTTCCAAATTCCAAGCCCTCTTCCTTTTACTAAGTTTAACTTTAATTAAGACACCCCCATAACTTGAATCTtaatatataaacaaaaaaacaCTTAAATTTGTTGATATTGTGTTTGGAAACATGAATTTCGaactttcaatttaaatttgGATGCATTTAGACAAagtttcaatataattttatattacatcttatcaaaatcaatacaaattcaaatccattCTCTCTCCATACATaggataaaatattttaatagtgtttttttcaaaataatcttcaAGAATATTTTGAATGCATACAGGATTAGCCCCCGAATGTAGGATCATCTAGCCTCGTGTGTGCTTGAAATGTTTTCCGGAGATCCCTTTTAAAAAGTTTAGTATTTTCCTTTACTAAACGAGAAATTCTGAGGCGAGATTTTTCTATATGcatacatagatacatacatacaaacatatatatatatatatatatatatatatatatatatgttacaaCAGGACAATGTTAAATGCATCCAAAGGGCATTTTGTAAAAAGGCAAACCAAGTTTATGATAGGTGCAGGAGCTTGAAGGAGAAATGCCATTGAAGAATGGTGGAAGAAAGAGACTCccatcaaaattcaaattcttctGCTTGTTGCTCCCCCCATCCCATCTCTGTCATTCCTTTCTTCAATATGACCACACCCAATTACAAGCGCATTGGTCCCCATTTCAATTGCCTAAATACATTAATTTATCTGTTTGCCATTGCTCAACATAATCTGTCTTTTctgcaaatacaatcaaatttTTCATCAGTAAAATCACCCACAAACCTAAGAggacaggaaaaaaaaaaaaaaaaaacagtgaaGGGTTATGGAGTTATATTTACACTCAGAGTACAGCAAATTTTGACGTGAATCATTATCTCTCTTGAAATTAAATATGTATTTTAGTAGATATTGGTAGCATGCGTTAggtgttttgaaaatatattagaaggaaaaaaaagagaaaagaataaGGGGCTGTTTGGGAGGGGTAAGAAGAGGGGTAGGAGAGGGAGTATACAAGCTTTAAAGGGGGTTGTTAGCAATTACAAAAAGCAGACCAAACAACTGTCTGGTGCAGTGGTCTGCGCGACACATGATTTGCCCATGGAAAAAGGTGATGCTCACCAACAAGAAAAATTTAAGGGGAAAAAAAAGTGAAGAGGGGTTTAATTGAGAGCGAGGTAATTATACGCATGAAAAGAAAAACCCATGTcctgttccccccccccccctctctctctctctctctctctctctctctctccatgtctGAGAACAGATCTCTGTACATGTAAAAAAGGCTCGCAAGAAAGAAGGGAAAATCTCAGCTCACACCCTCTTCTCTCTGGGCTTCCAAACTTCCACGGCCTGCCATGTTTATGATTGAGTGACCCAGAGAAAGTTTCCTCACTCTCCACACTTCTGCTCTTCTTCCCCCACTCAAATCATCTCTCACCCAAGGAAAATGGCAATGCAAGCTCTGTTGGGTCGTCTCTGAAGTGAATCAGTGACCTCCATTTTCCTTGAATGCAAAGGAAAGTgagaggaaaaaataaaataacatgacGCAAAAGGACAAATATTAAATAGGGCGAAGCAAAAACAGTTCTTTATCTTTGTTTCAtatatattttgtgccttttccCTTATTTTTCCTGAGCTGAAATTCAAGCAGGAAATGAGAAAGCATGGTTGGCAGCTTCCATACCACCCGCTTCAGGTATTTTTTCtactttattttcttgtttatattaatttttttttctgatGCCCATTTTTGAGCGATGTGTGTTTTCTCTGCTCAGGTTGTGGCTGTTGCTGTGTTTCTGGCCTTGGGGTTTGCCTTTTATGTGTTCTTTGCTCCATTTGTGGGTAAGAAGGCTTTACAGTACGTTGCGATGGGGGTCTACACCCCTCTTGTAAGTAGTTTCACTCGTTCTTCTTTTATATGCATTTGACACTTATATTTTCAGGGGTTGATGAGCTGAGATCtgcgctttttttttttttggtttcttttttcTTGCTTGAGGTTTCTGATTCACGTGTTTGGGTTATCTGGCTCTAGTAATTTTCCCTTCCCTCTAAGTGcgttcctttcctttcttttccagTTTTTTTTAGTTagtttcaaaattttgttcacAGATCCTTTCAATTTCGTCATGAACTAGTAATTTGAGCGGCTTAGCTGATGAGGGCAAATGGGTTGCTTGTCATGTAGTATTTTCTATAGCCTTTGTAATCCACTGATTTTGTACTTACGAATTTCCATCTAGATCATTTCAGATTGgggtttattttttgttttttgattagGCAAACACTTAAACGTCGATCTGATTTTTGTTGCTACATTCCAATGCGATGCCTAATGATTTTAAGTGACTGAAGTGTTTGATGAGTCGATGACCTCTTTTGCCCTCTGCAATTGTGGCTGTATTGCACGAACATTCATGATTATGTCAATGAATTGAAGTTGAGGTATTGATGATAGACTACACTTGTTCAGTTTtgcattaaatttttaattttttttccattttgaaAAGGGTGCATTTGGATGCCAATATTTGGATTTAGTGTATTGACATCTAGATCCCAAGCCATAGTACTTTAAATTTGGATGCCTTTGAATCCAAGTGGAAAAAGTGGTTTGAATATGGtgtattctttatttttcagtgAATTTTGAATGCCAGGGACACAACTTGAGTCGCTTGGCTTTGTGAATTTCTACCCTGTGGAATCATCTGAATGGTGAAATCTAATTCTCAAAAATTCTAAATAgagaaaaaaaaggagaaaaaacaaAAGCTTGTCTATTTGAATGCAACTTAAAAGAAGTATTTCTATTGTTTGAGCTCTGCACTGTATTTGGTCTACATTTACTGCATGTTTGGTACGTAGGAATAGAAGAGAATCGGAGGGAATGGAATCCAATTTATCGCTTCATTTGATAACAATTTCCATTCagattttcattccattcctttcCTACCCCATTTCATTCCGCAAGCCAAACATTCCATTATAGAATAGTGTATAAGTTGGATGAGTAACATTGAAAATTTTCAAGTTCTTCCTTTGATCTAGAACGTATGTGTTGATCTGTGGCTTGATGTTGTGCATGGATTACTACGAAGGATGCTTATGAATTGCAAACACCTCAGCACATGAAGGGAAAGTGGCTGCAAAGTTATGGAATAGGTGGGGTGGTCAATTGCCCAAAGGGGTTTTTCTTGGAGAGCATTGTGTGCAAAGTGATACTGTCTTACTCTCACAAGAGTGAAAAGGGTAGATGGCTTTGCCAAAGGGAGGTGGTTTTTCCCCAAGAGAGAAGGCCTAAGATGTGAGCATGATTTTAAACTGTATTGAGCATGGCATCACAGTGCAAGGTGTGACTTTGCAGGAGTGGTGTAATGGGGACTTGGGTTGAGTGATGTGTAATTATACCCTTTATCTCCATTGTAGCGTGTTGTTTTTGTGGGGATTGTGGATGTAGGCAGCATAAGGCTGAAGCACATTAAGTCATCCTGTGTTGTGTTTGATTTTTTGTTTGCCTTACGTTTTGATGCTtcaactgattttttttttaaaacgcTTTTGCTTGAAGTCTACAACACTCTTAAACAGGAGATGACTGCATTTTTTAAACTGCCCCACTTCTACAGGAAATTTTCAGGGAGGGTGTTATTAAATGGGAATGTATTCCTAGAAATCTTAGTTATGAAATGTTATGGAGATCTTGTGATATGCATGTGGCATGCTATTTCTATGCATGGTAAAAgaaaaagttcaaagttacaataTATGGCTAGTTTTAGTAAATGACACAGAAACTCGTCATCATATTACCCTCTCCTTCCCGTATAATGTTTTGTAATCGAATTCTCGTCCCATCAATATTATATCCGTTTTCTCCGTCTAACCCATGCCACACCTATTTTGTCCTCAGATTACTTGCGTCTTCAGCTTGTATATTTGGTGTGCGGCTGCAGATCCAGCAGATCCAGGAGTATTCAAGTCCAAAAAATATCTTAAAATCCCTGATAAAGGAAAGCATACCCAACCCAAGGAATCAAAACTAGGTGCTGGTGAGGAATCAACTTCATCAATACATGATGCAAATGCTGCTTTAGTTGGACATAAACACGTTGATCAAAATGTGATGGGCATGGATGCAACTATAGAGGGGCCAGTTACTGAAATTGAAAAGGATGCATCAACACAAAAGTCATCTTGTTTTATGGGCCTTGTGGCTATCTTTCCCTGTGCCTTTTTGTGCAGCTGTTCAAATTCACAAGAAGAACCTTCTGAGCAACAAACAAGTGAAGATGGCATGTTCTATTGCAGTTTGTGTGAAGTAGAGGTGTGTTGAAGCATTTTACCCTGACTAATATTGACATTATTTTGAATTGCTCTACAGATCCATGACAAGGCAACTTGAATATTACTCATGTAAACACTAGAGATTATCATTGCAATTGCACAGTCCGCATCATTTATGTAACTATTCTTTGTCTCAATCAAGAGCATCTTGTAATTCTAATTCGGCAAGAAACTGGATTGCATGATTAAATCCCATACATTCTTGATTATTCCAGTTTGCAAGGCTGAGTCCAGATGATTACTGTTTTCTGCTTTTGTGCATTGATTTTTATTTGTCAATGAATGAGGTATTAAGTTGTTGAGAGATAATTTTTCTATTGCAGGTTTTCAAGTACAGCAAGCACTGTAGAGTATGTGACAAATGTGTCGACCGTTTTGATCATCATTGCAGGGTATTGCTGGATCTTTATTTGGCACTAAATTTCTAGTTCCTTGGCAACACCTCTAACTCCTTTTTGTCGTTGGATTGTAGTGGCTCAACAACTGTATAGGCAAAAAGAACTACCGACAGTTTTTCACCCTCATGGTTTCTGCCCTTCTCTTGGTAAGCATGAGCATCCATCCCCTACCATGAATTCTCCATAGTGGACTCACAGCTGCCAAATTCCCATCAATCTTGTGTTGGTCCCCTACTTCCCTTGTGTCCTTGACTAGGTCCTGGTGGCTGGTATTCCCCTGGTTCAAACCCTCTTCAGCCTTGCATAAATACCTCTAGTCCCACTATATcaatgaaattctttgaaattgaATACCATGCCATAATTTTATTTATCTATTGGCATGATTATTCATAAATTCCAAGCTCTTCATAAAAGTCCACCAAGGCATGAAACCCAAATTCCCTTTTCTTGATAGTTTTTCTATGAACTATGATCCCCAAAAGGCGGCATGAACCTGAAGATCATGGCGAAGAGTAagcattttattttcaaattgttttcaTTTAATTGATTATTGACAGGTATATACATGGTTTGTGCACCTTGGGCTTGAGATTGCAGCTTATTCTTCAATGGTCAAGTGGAATCCTTGTAATAATTTGCTGTTTACTTGAGCGCAAGCGATTTGATGTGGAAATCACCTCCAAGCTGGGTAGTAGTTTCTCTTTGGTACCCTTTGTTATTGTGGTGGTGAGCATTCTATTGCCTTTTTTTTCACAATATCCTAGTTATTTCCTCTTTAAGCTGCAGTGAGTGGAATGTCTCTGCTgatcaatttaatttaattttttcatacTTCTATTGAGAAAATGAAAATTATGTAAACGAATTCCGAATTCTGTACTTGATATTGAGAATTGCTCCTGACTCTTACAAAATTGAACTTCATGACAGGCAGTGTGCACTATTTTGGCCATGATTGCAACCTTACCACTAGCTCAGCTGTTCTTCTTTCACATTCTCCTTGTAAAGAAGGTAGACCTGCCAATCATTTGTTCCTTCAATTATTATGATGATGTTTTATTTCAATAATCAATACAATAAACTGAGAAACTGTTAACTGGCAACCTGTGATGTCTGAATTAGTAATGCCTGTGCACAGGGCATAAGCACATATGATTACATCATAGCTCTGAGGGAGCAGGAGCAACAAGCTGGTGGAGGTCAGCAGAGCCCCCAAATGTCTCAAGTTAGCTCCCTTACTGGATTAAGTAGTGCAAGCTCCTTTACCACTTTCCACCGTGGTGCATGGTGCACGCCTCCACGCCTGTTCCTTGAAGATCAGGTATGTTTGACTGATCTGCAGTTTTCTTGAAATGTAGATAATACTCATGGACTTGCAGGACTTGTGTGGAGCACTTATCCTGTTTTCCCACCTTTCTGGCGGCCCTGATAGTAGTCATGTTGCATTGGAATAGGATATATTTTCTAGAGGATTTAGTTAACTTTTGAATGTCATTCTGCATCAATTTTGATACCACCACAATTTTTTAAAATGAAGATCATGAAATTATTGTTTTCCTATGGATGAGTgccaagaaaaataataataacaccaAACCCAATGTTCCCATGCCATATCTCAGGGTCTGGGAGGGCGTGATGTACTCAACCTTGCCCTTGCATACATTACATTTGGAGAGGCTGGTTCTGTGACTTTAACTGTGA
Coding sequences within:
- the LOC131143739 gene encoding probable protein S-acyltransferase 22 gives rise to the protein MRKHGWQLPYHPLQVVAVAVFLALGFAFYVFFAPFVGKKALQYVAMGVYTPLITCVFSLYIWCAAADPADPGVFKSKKYLKIPDKGKHTQPKESKLGAGEESTSSIHDANAALVGHKHVDQNVMGMDATIEGPVTEIEKDASTQKSSCFMGLVAIFPCAFLCSCSNSQEEPSEQQTSEDGMFYCSLCEVEVFKYSKHCRVCDKCVDRFDHHCRWLNNCIGKKNYRQFFTLMVSALLLLILQWSSGILVIICCLLERKRFDVEITSKLGSSFSLVPFVIVVAVCTILAMIATLPLAQLFFFHILLVKKGISTYDYIIALREQEQQAGGGQQSPQMSQVSSLTGLSSASSFTTFHRGAWCTPPRLFLEDQFDVVPPDTASVSSLGKKTLGEEPIRKKNPGAVKISPWTLARLNAEEVSKVAAEARKKSKILQPVVRREAPFGLETDSSFGSSSRRLVPRPENNKRRTSKRVRLPADLPLEPLTKASAKPAESSKHDLITQTSTNLAPLQLEARSAFRTSQAMSSSGGIAASSPESSLGSPDLHPFRVSSSGAEEARRLTGLSTVSATAQKGAILSRSTSDGYEASGGEDSDRVPIRAMQRSTNWSNLLFSSDHDERVIKLKTSSASGHADNRKL